In Agarivorans gilvus, one genomic interval encodes:
- the hscA gene encoding Fe-S protein assembly chaperone HscA: MALLQIAEPGQSAVPHQHKLAVGIDLGTTNSLVATVRSGKAVALADHDGRYLLPSVVRYHSAGIEVGQAAKAHAVSDPHNTITSVKRLLGKASSDIDAATFPYDFAKSESPQINTVAGAVNPVQVSAEILKSLAKRAEESLQGEPDGVVITVPAYFDDAQRQGTKDAAQLAGLHVLRLLNEPTAAAIAYGLDSGDEGVIAIYDLGGGTFDISILRLSKGVFQVLATGGDSALGGDDFDDVLVEWIAEQAQLEGVRSPQLQRELSRIANQVKIDLSERQQTSVELAIEGIDWQGSITRESFEQLIDDLVKRTIRACRRALRDAEVDLEEVSNVVMVGGSTRVPKVREDVASFFKKPVLTSIDPDQVVAIGAAIQADTLVGNKKDDELLLLDVTPLSLGIETMGGLVEKVIPRNTTIPVARAQEFTTFKDGQTAMAVHVVQGERELVDDCRSLAKFTLRNIPPLAAGAAHIRVTFQVDADGLLSVTAMEKSTGVQASVEVKPSYGLADEAVAQMLKDSIAHAKEDVSMRMLREQQVEAARFIEDMNTALAESGERLLSAEERQLIEQAMQHLEQVAAGDKVAAIEQAIKQLDSVSQDFAARRMDDSIKQALTGQQVDRI, translated from the coding sequence ATGGCATTACTACAAATTGCAGAGCCTGGGCAATCGGCTGTTCCTCATCAACATAAACTCGCTGTTGGTATCGACTTAGGTACCACTAATTCATTGGTTGCTACTGTGCGCAGCGGTAAAGCTGTGGCGCTGGCCGACCATGATGGTCGTTATTTACTGCCCTCGGTGGTGCGTTATCACTCAGCAGGTATCGAGGTTGGGCAAGCCGCAAAAGCCCATGCCGTTAGCGACCCGCATAATACCATTACTTCGGTAAAACGCTTATTAGGTAAAGCCAGCAGTGATATTGATGCTGCTACTTTTCCTTATGACTTTGCTAAAAGCGAGTCGCCGCAAATTAATACCGTGGCGGGAGCCGTTAATCCGGTGCAGGTGTCGGCCGAAATTCTCAAAAGCTTAGCCAAACGCGCCGAGGAATCTCTGCAAGGAGAGCCCGATGGCGTGGTGATTACGGTTCCTGCGTATTTTGATGACGCCCAGCGTCAGGGCACTAAAGATGCCGCTCAGCTAGCTGGCCTGCATGTATTACGTTTACTTAATGAACCCACCGCTGCTGCGATTGCTTATGGTTTAGATAGTGGCGATGAAGGCGTGATTGCCATTTATGACTTAGGTGGCGGAACCTTCGATATCTCTATTTTACGTTTGTCTAAAGGGGTATTTCAGGTATTGGCCACCGGCGGTGATTCTGCTTTAGGTGGCGATGACTTCGATGATGTTCTGGTGGAGTGGATTGCCGAGCAAGCCCAGCTTGAAGGCGTTCGCTCGCCTCAGTTACAGCGTGAATTATCGCGCATTGCCAACCAAGTTAAAATCGACTTAAGTGAACGGCAGCAAACTAGCGTTGAACTGGCTATTGAAGGCATTGATTGGCAAGGCTCTATTACTCGTGAGTCTTTTGAACAGCTGATTGATGACTTGGTTAAACGCACCATTCGAGCTTGCCGCAGAGCACTGCGTGATGCTGAAGTGGACTTAGAAGAAGTTAGCAATGTGGTAATGGTAGGAGGCTCAACAAGGGTTCCTAAAGTTCGCGAAGATGTGGCTAGTTTCTTTAAAAAGCCGGTGCTAACCAGCATCGACCCCGATCAAGTAGTGGCGATCGGTGCAGCGATTCAAGCCGATACCTTGGTGGGTAACAAAAAAGACGACGAACTGTTGTTGCTAGATGTAACCCCACTGTCTTTAGGCATAGAAACCATGGGCGGCCTGGTTGAGAAGGTGATCCCTCGTAATACCACTATTCCGGTAGCGCGGGCGCAAGAGTTTACTACTTTTAAAGATGGCCAAACGGCGATGGCCGTACATGTGGTGCAAGGTGAGCGTGAATTGGTAGATGATTGTCGCTCGCTGGCTAAGTTTACTCTGCGAAACATTCCGCCTTTAGCGGCTGGTGCCGCGCATATTAGAGTGACCTTCCAAGTGGATGCCGATGGTTTGTTATCGGTGACAGCAATGGAAAAATCCACTGGCGTGCAAGCTTCCGTGGAAGTGAAACCTTCCTATGGTCTAGCCGACGAAGCGGTGGCACAAATGCTCAAAGACTCGATAGCGCATGCCAAAGAGGATGTCAGCATGCGAATGTTGCGTGAGCAACAAGTGGAAGCGGCGCGCTTTATTGAAGATATGAATACTGCCTTGGCTGAAAGCGGTGAACGCTTGTTAAGTGCCGAGGAGCGCCAACTTATTGAGCAAGCCATGCAGCACTTGGAACAAGTGGCCGCAGGAGATAAAGTGGCAGCGATTGAGCAAGCCATTAAACAATTAGATAGTGTCAGCCAGGATTTCGCAGCGCGGCGAATGGATGATTCCATTAAACAGGCCTTAACCGGTCAGCAAGTAGATAGGATTTAA
- the pilW gene encoding type IV pilus biogenesis/stability protein PilW produces the protein MKRCLYLLVAVCLLSACVTETRINGQEVNSGERQLDKVAAAKTRISLALRYLDAGDAEQAKRNLELAQELAPNFVDVYIAQAHFYQRVRQPERAIEAYKKARTIAPKNGDVLNNYGVMLCQQKNYQEAEKLFNLALANPEYVQVAGTNENAGLCALDAGQLDKALNYFSSALAYNIRRPLSLLGAAEVYLQKNKPEQARLYLQRYDSMAETTAESAFAWVRLESAADNFAEEARWGMTLQQQFPKSEQTKRYIANDY, from the coding sequence ATGAAACGTTGTTTGTACTTGCTTGTCGCTGTCTGTTTACTGTCCGCATGTGTTACTGAAACCAGAATTAATGGTCAAGAAGTCAACTCCGGTGAAAGGCAGCTCGATAAAGTAGCTGCCGCCAAAACTCGAATTAGTCTCGCCCTGCGTTACCTTGATGCTGGGGACGCCGAGCAGGCCAAGCGTAATTTGGAGCTGGCTCAAGAATTAGCCCCCAATTTTGTTGACGTGTATATTGCCCAAGCGCATTTCTACCAACGTGTTCGCCAGCCTGAACGAGCCATCGAAGCTTATAAAAAGGCGCGCACAATAGCCCCTAAAAATGGTGATGTATTAAATAACTATGGGGTGATGCTGTGCCAGCAAAAGAATTATCAAGAAGCCGAAAAACTGTTTAACTTAGCGTTGGCAAATCCTGAATATGTGCAGGTGGCGGGAACCAATGAAAATGCCGGCTTGTGTGCCCTTGATGCGGGACAATTGGATAAAGCCCTCAATTACTTCTCCAGCGCCTTGGCGTATAATATTCGCCGCCCCTTGTCTTTACTCGGTGCAGCAGAAGTCTATTTACAAAAAAATAAACCTGAGCAGGCCCGTTTATATCTGCAACGGTATGATAGTATGGCTGAAACAACGGCAGAAAGTGCCTTTGCTTGGGTTCGCCTCGAAAGCGCTGCGGATAACTTTGCTGAGGAAGCGCGCTGGGGGATGACCCTGCAACAACAATTTCCTAAATCGGAACAAACAAAACGATATATAGCAAATGACTACTAA
- the ndk gene encoding nucleoside-diphosphate kinase, which produces MALERTFSILKPDVVAKDAIGAIYARMEAAGLRIVAAKMLHLSQEQAAGFYAEHEGKPFYLPLIEFMTSGPIMVQVLEAENAVQRYRELLGATNPAEAAAGTLRHDFGTGMPPNGTHGSDSPESAAREIAYFFEDNEICPR; this is translated from the coding sequence ATGGCCTTAGAACGTACTTTTTCTATACTTAAACCTGATGTAGTAGCCAAGGATGCAATAGGCGCAATTTATGCACGAATGGAAGCGGCGGGTTTACGTATCGTTGCGGCAAAAATGTTGCACCTATCGCAAGAGCAGGCGGCGGGCTTTTACGCTGAGCACGAGGGTAAGCCTTTTTACTTGCCCTTGATTGAGTTTATGACTTCTGGGCCGATCATGGTGCAAGTCTTAGAAGCAGAAAATGCAGTACAGCGCTATCGAGAATTATTAGGTGCCACTAATCCGGCAGAAGCTGCCGCCGGCACCTTGCGTCATGATTTTGGAACTGGAATGCCACCTAATGGCACACATGGCTCCGATTCACCGGAGTCAGCGGCCAGAGAAATAGCCTATTTCTTTGAAGACAATGAGATTTGTCCTCGCTAA
- a CDS encoding bifunctional tRNA (adenosine(37)-C2)-methyltransferase TrmG/ribosomal RNA large subunit methyltransferase RlmN codes for MSETKTNLLDFNRAGLRQFFADMGEKSFRADQVMKWIYHFGVDDFDQMSNINKALREKLKQRAIIQAPEISTEQRSADGTIKWAMLVAGQEIETVYIPEGDRATLCVSSQVGCALECTFCSTGQQGFNRNLKVSDIIGQVWRAAQVIGHKGIEGKRPITNVVMMGMGEPLLNLNNLIPALELMLDDNGYGLSKRRVTVSTSGVVPALDKLGDQLDVALAISLHAPTDELRSEIMPINDKYNIEAFLAGVRRYVAKSNANRGKVTVEYVLLNGVNDSMEQAHQLAEVLKETPCKINLIPFNPYPGSPFTKPSNSRVDRFSKVLMEYGFTVVVRKTRGDDIDAACGQLAGDVVDRTKRTMKKRMQQQEISVTIQ; via the coding sequence ATGAGTGAGACAAAAACCAATCTACTTGATTTTAATCGTGCTGGATTACGCCAGTTTTTTGCCGATATGGGCGAAAAATCTTTCCGGGCCGATCAAGTGATGAAATGGATTTATCACTTTGGTGTTGACGATTTTGACCAGATGAGCAATATCAATAAAGCCTTGCGTGAGAAGCTTAAGCAACGAGCCATCATACAAGCGCCGGAAATCAGTACCGAACAGCGCAGTGCCGACGGCACCATTAAGTGGGCGATGTTGGTGGCCGGCCAAGAGATAGAAACGGTATATATTCCAGAAGGTGACCGTGCCACGCTGTGTGTTTCATCACAAGTAGGTTGTGCTTTGGAATGTACGTTTTGTTCTACTGGGCAACAGGGCTTTAACCGTAACCTCAAAGTATCGGATATTATTGGCCAAGTGTGGCGCGCCGCTCAGGTTATTGGGCATAAAGGCATAGAAGGTAAGCGACCTATTACCAATGTGGTGATGATGGGCATGGGCGAGCCATTATTAAACTTAAATAACTTAATCCCAGCCTTAGAGTTAATGTTGGATGATAACGGTTATGGTTTGAGTAAGCGTCGGGTTACAGTGAGTACATCAGGAGTGGTACCCGCTTTGGATAAACTAGGCGACCAACTTGATGTAGCCTTAGCGATTTCCTTGCACGCGCCTACCGATGAGTTGCGTAGTGAAATTATGCCGATTAACGATAAATACAACATCGAAGCCTTTTTGGCTGGGGTGAGACGTTATGTGGCTAAATCCAACGCCAACCGTGGCAAAGTCACCGTGGAGTATGTATTACTAAATGGCGTTAATGACTCCATGGAGCAGGCACACCAGTTGGCCGAAGTATTAAAAGAGACGCCATGTAAAATCAACTTGATCCCGTTTAACCCTTACCCAGGTTCACCTTTTACTAAGCCAAGTAATAGCCGTGTTGACCGCTTTAGTAAGGTACTAATGGAATACGGCTTCACTGTGGTAGTGCGGAAAACCCGTGGTGATGATATTGATGCAGCTTGTGGCCAGTTGGCAGGTGACGTTGTCGACAGAACTAAAAGAACCATGAAAAAACGGATGCAACAACAAGAAATTTCAGTCACAATTCAATAA
- the fdx gene encoding ISC system 2Fe-2S type ferredoxin: protein MPKVIFLPHEDLCPEGAVVEAKEGETVLNVALRDGIDIEHACEKSCACTTCHVIVREGFDSLEESDELEDDMLDKAWGLEPESRLSCQAVVADEDLVVEIPKYTINMVSEQH, encoded by the coding sequence ATGCCTAAAGTGATTTTCTTGCCTCATGAGGACTTGTGTCCTGAAGGCGCGGTAGTAGAAGCCAAAGAAGGCGAAACAGTATTAAATGTGGCGCTGCGAGATGGCATTGATATTGAACATGCCTGTGAAAAGTCCTGCGCTTGTACTACTTGTCACGTGATCGTTCGTGAAGGATTTGATTCCTTAGAAGAGAGCGATGAATTAGAAGACGATATGTTAGATAAAGCCTGGGGTTTAGAGCCCGAGTCTCGACTGAGCTGCCAAGCTGTGGTTGCCGACGAAGACTTAGTGGTAGAGATCCCTAAATACACGATTAATATGGTGTCTGAGCAGCACTAA
- the iscA gene encoding iron-sulfur cluster assembly protein IscA — MAVSLTEAAAAHVSQFLANRGAGKGVRLGVKTSGCSGMAYVLEFVDELAEDDKVFESCGVNVIVDEKSLLYIDGTELDFVKEGLNEGFVFNNPNVSGECGCGESFSV; from the coding sequence ATGGCTGTATCACTAACTGAAGCGGCTGCTGCCCATGTAAGCCAGTTTTTAGCTAACCGAGGCGCCGGCAAAGGTGTGCGCCTTGGTGTTAAAACCTCTGGATGTTCGGGCATGGCCTATGTTCTTGAGTTTGTTGACGAGTTGGCTGAAGACGACAAAGTTTTTGAAAGTTGCGGTGTGAACGTAATTGTCGACGAAAAAAGCTTACTTTACATCGACGGCACAGAATTAGACTTTGTTAAAGAAGGTTTAAACGAAGGCTTTGTATTCAACAACCCCAACGTTTCCGGCGAATGTGGTTGCGGAGAGAGCTTTAGCGTTTAA
- the hisS gene encoding histidine--tRNA ligase, with product MAKQIQAIRGMNDCLPSETPAWQKVESVIREVVAAYGYNEIRMPIVESTDLFKRSIGEVTDIVEKEMYTFEDRNGDSLTLRPEGTACCVRAGNQAGLLYNQEQRLWYMGPMFRHERPQKGRYRQFHQVGVESFGIASADIDAEVIILSSRFWKAFGLDKHVTLQLNSLGSNEARANYRDALIAYLEQHQDSLDDDAKRRMYDNPLRVLDSKNPEVQAALENAPSLSDYLDDESRAHFAQLCALLDNAGIAYELNPRLVRGLDYYNRTVFEWVTTSLGSQGTVCAGGRYDGLVEQLGGKATPAVGFAMGMERLVLLLETLELLGDLPASADVYVINAGEGTLGAAFSLAEQLRDALPSVRVMSHCGGGNFKKQFKRADKSGARVALIIGEDELANQQVTVKYLRQDIQQQCIAQSELPALLKNVLV from the coding sequence GTGGCTAAACAAATACAAGCAATACGTGGCATGAATGATTGTCTGCCAAGCGAAACGCCAGCTTGGCAAAAAGTGGAATCGGTGATCCGTGAGGTTGTTGCGGCTTACGGTTATAACGAAATACGCATGCCGATTGTCGAAAGCACAGATTTGTTTAAGCGCTCTATTGGTGAAGTCACCGATATTGTTGAAAAAGAAATGTATACCTTTGAAGACCGCAATGGCGACAGCTTGACTCTGCGCCCAGAAGGTACTGCATGCTGTGTTCGTGCGGGTAATCAAGCGGGGTTGTTGTATAACCAAGAGCAGCGTCTATGGTATATGGGTCCGATGTTCCGCCACGAACGCCCGCAAAAAGGCCGTTATCGTCAATTTCACCAAGTGGGCGTAGAGTCCTTTGGTATTGCCAGCGCCGACATCGACGCCGAAGTGATTATTCTTTCGTCGCGTTTCTGGAAGGCCTTTGGTTTAGATAAACATGTCACTTTGCAGCTCAATAGCCTAGGTTCCAATGAAGCTCGCGCTAATTATCGAGATGCGCTAATTGCTTATCTTGAACAGCATCAAGACAGCTTAGACGACGATGCCAAGCGCAGAATGTACGACAATCCTTTGCGGGTATTGGATAGCAAAAATCCTGAGGTGCAAGCGGCACTAGAAAACGCTCCTAGCTTAAGTGATTATCTTGATGACGAAAGCCGCGCGCACTTTGCTCAGTTATGTGCCTTGTTGGATAACGCGGGCATCGCCTACGAACTAAACCCTCGCTTAGTGCGTGGTTTAGATTACTACAACCGTACCGTATTTGAATGGGTAACCACTAGTTTGGGGTCTCAAGGCACCGTGTGTGCTGGCGGTCGCTATGATGGTTTGGTGGAACAGCTGGGTGGCAAAGCCACACCTGCGGTGGGTTTTGCCATGGGCATGGAACGTTTAGTGCTGTTGCTGGAAACGCTTGAATTGTTGGGTGATTTACCAGCAAGCGCCGACGTTTATGTGATCAATGCTGGAGAAGGAACACTTGGCGCGGCATTTTCATTAGCTGAACAATTGCGAGATGCGTTACCCTCAGTGCGGGTGATGAGTCACTGTGGTGGCGGAAACTTCAAAAAACAATTTAAGCGTGCCGATAAATCGGGCGCTAGAGTGGCTCTTATCATCGGCGAAGATGAGCTAGCCAATCAACAGGTAACCGTTAAGTACCTACGTCAAGACATTCAACAGCAATGCATCGCTCAGTCTGAGTTGCCTGCATTGCTAAAAAACGTATTAGTATAG
- the iscX gene encoding Fe-S cluster assembly protein IscX yields the protein MGLRWIDVEQIAIELAEQFPEQDPKQVRFTDLHQWVCQLDDFDDDPQHSNERILEAIILAWMDELD from the coding sequence ATGGGACTGCGTTGGATAGATGTAGAGCAAATTGCGATAGAACTGGCCGAACAATTTCCCGAGCAAGATCCGAAACAAGTTCGGTTTACCGATTTACATCAGTGGGTGTGTCAATTAGATGATTTTGATGACGACCCACAACATAGCAACGAGCGTATTTTAGAAGCAATTATTTTAGCCTGGATGGATGAACTTGACTAA
- a CDS encoding RodZ domain-containing protein has product MTTKAESEQAELSDDIEVVSPGQMLQDARVAAKLSQNQVAERLKLRLQVVKDIEADSFDSGLSNTFIKGYLRAYARLLNVSEELVLSSYAHLNVAQEQRTEMQSFSRRIKQETHDSRLMKFTYLVVLGIVVLLVVWWWQDKNSQADYQQSQLEAEISPVIQANEGLSEEPSLALDPAEVDASTDEQAQANAEALYSEPEAQPQASEAELLEANTTTAEASEPPQAVAEPSADTSISASEDSQVNQPSAEFTPLNMRFENECWVEIRDANGKRLVAAIKQPGESLTVAAASPYSIVLGTNAGVSVTYGTEEIDLSSFKRGKVVRMTIPQ; this is encoded by the coding sequence ATGACTACTAAAGCAGAATCAGAGCAAGCAGAATTGAGTGACGACATCGAAGTGGTCAGCCCTGGGCAGATGCTGCAAGACGCGCGAGTCGCTGCCAAGTTAAGTCAAAACCAAGTCGCTGAGCGCTTAAAACTTAGATTGCAGGTGGTGAAAGACATCGAAGCAGACAGTTTTGATAGCGGTCTGTCAAATACCTTCATCAAGGGTTATTTACGGGCTTATGCGCGCTTGTTAAATGTATCAGAAGAATTGGTACTATCAAGCTACGCCCATCTCAACGTTGCTCAAGAACAACGCACCGAAATGCAGAGTTTTTCTAGGCGAATCAAGCAAGAAACCCATGATAGTCGCTTGATGAAATTTACCTATTTAGTCGTTCTGGGGATCGTGGTTTTGCTGGTTGTTTGGTGGTGGCAGGATAAAAATAGCCAAGCCGATTATCAACAGTCCCAGTTAGAAGCTGAGATAAGCCCGGTTATTCAAGCCAACGAGGGCTTGAGTGAAGAGCCATCGCTGGCACTTGATCCCGCTGAGGTGGATGCAAGTACTGATGAGCAAGCGCAGGCTAACGCCGAAGCCTTATATTCCGAACCTGAGGCGCAGCCACAAGCGAGCGAAGCTGAATTGCTCGAAGCCAATACTACCACTGCAGAAGCGAGTGAGCCCCCACAAGCTGTAGCTGAACCAAGCGCAGATACAAGTATTAGCGCAAGTGAAGATAGCCAAGTTAATCAGCCCAGTGCTGAATTTACCCCCTTAAACATGCGCTTTGAAAATGAGTGCTGGGTAGAAATCCGCGATGCCAACGGTAAGCGTTTGGTGGCGGCGATTAAACAACCCGGTGAAAGCTTAACTGTGGCAGCGGCGTCACCCTACAGTATTGTACTTGGCACCAACGCAGGTGTAAGCGTCACTTATGGAACAGAAGAAATCGACTTATCGTCATTTAAGCGCGGTAAAGTTGTGCGCATGACCATACCCCAATAA
- the hscB gene encoding co-chaperone HscB, which translates to MNYFELFSLSPSFQLDLQGLAQSYRELQQQYHPDNFAADNQDNQAAVMQKAAQINDAYQTLKDPLARAQYLLRLQGIDLSGEQQTINDIDFLMSQMALREQLAEIENAADPEQAIDDFSTLLKQQRSDLSSSFEKAYNEQNFDLAADHVRKLKFYARLQQQLQQLEEKILDY; encoded by the coding sequence ATGAATTATTTTGAATTGTTCTCTCTAAGTCCTTCTTTCCAGCTAGACCTTCAAGGTCTAGCTCAGTCTTATCGAGAGTTACAACAGCAATACCATCCTGATAACTTCGCCGCTGATAATCAAGATAACCAAGCCGCGGTTATGCAAAAGGCAGCGCAAATCAACGATGCTTATCAAACGCTCAAAGACCCCTTAGCTCGAGCTCAATACCTGCTACGCTTGCAGGGCATAGACTTAAGCGGTGAACAGCAAACGATTAACGACATTGATTTCTTAATGAGCCAAATGGCCTTGCGAGAACAGTTGGCCGAAATCGAAAATGCTGCCGACCCTGAGCAAGCCATCGACGATTTTTCCACCTTACTTAAGCAGCAACGAAGTGACTTGAGCTCTAGCTTTGAAAAAGCCTACAATGAGCAAAATTTTGATTTAGCCGCTGACCATGTCCGTAAGCTTAAATTTTACGCTCGTTTACAACAGCAGCTACAGCAACTCGAAGAGAAGATTCTAGATTATTAA
- a CDS encoding YfgM family protein — protein MEIYSTEEQQVQAIKDWWKKNGTSVIGGSVLGLAAVFGWRYYGDYQIQQQEAASDAYQQVVSQLGSENELSTLSDFVAANQGDKNYSVFAALLLAKELVANEDYAQAQSQLDLALQGAPEELKGMIYTRLARVQAQQAEFTQALASLELVKEPALQGSVELIKGDIYLQQGEQELARQAYQAAVTAGAAELDPSVTLKLNDLSQVEATNG, from the coding sequence GTGGAGATTTATTCTACAGAGGAACAGCAAGTTCAGGCCATCAAAGACTGGTGGAAGAAAAACGGCACATCAGTTATTGGTGGTTCAGTATTAGGCCTAGCCGCAGTATTTGGTTGGCGCTACTACGGCGATTATCAAATTCAGCAGCAAGAAGCTGCTTCAGACGCTTACCAGCAAGTGGTTTCTCAGCTAGGTAGCGAAAACGAGTTAAGCACTCTTAGCGACTTTGTTGCCGCTAATCAAGGCGATAAAAACTATTCAGTATTTGCGGCGCTGTTGTTAGCCAAAGAATTGGTGGCAAACGAAGACTATGCTCAAGCGCAAAGCCAACTTGATCTAGCCTTACAAGGCGCCCCCGAAGAGCTTAAAGGCATGATCTATACTCGCCTCGCTCGGGTTCAGGCCCAGCAAGCTGAGTTTACTCAAGCCTTAGCTAGCCTAGAACTGGTTAAAGAGCCTGCACTGCAAGGCTCGGTGGAGTTGATTAAAGGTGACATTTACCTGCAACAAGGCGAGCAAGAGCTGGCGCGCCAAGCTTATCAAGCGGCAGTAACGGCTGGTGCAGCTGAGCTTGACCCTAGTGTTACCTTGAAATTGAATGACTTAAGCCAAGTTGAGGCTACCAATGGTTAA
- the pepB gene encoding aminopeptidase PepB, with translation MTAVLELVLCAKPADAVWGEQALVSFENSQVNIHVTGEGVQRLQDIQKAARKLDAQGLKQLAIAGEGWDLEACWAFYQGYYNAKQDNQLLINGLTGSDQQRFEALKSAIDWTRQTINLGPAEIYPMSLCESAVALLSNLAPEHIKHRIISGEALLEQGWVGIYQVGRGSSQAPAMLELDYNPSGKADEPVAVALVGKGITFDSGGYSLKPSDGMAMMKSDMGGAATVTGALALAIASGLNKRVKLYLCCAENLVSGDAYKLGDVIRYKNGVSVEVLNTDAEGRLVLADGLIAASQDKPGLIIDAATLTGAAKMALGRDYNAVFGFADERVHDALQAAKAEYEKAWPLPLEPFHKGQIGSAFADIANISSGEGMAGASTAAAFLAHFVEQAEQNWLHFDLSGSYQKAANGLWATGAKGHGVRTLARLLCDAS, from the coding sequence ATGACTGCCGTATTGGAACTAGTCTTATGTGCTAAGCCTGCCGACGCTGTTTGGGGCGAGCAGGCCTTAGTGAGTTTTGAAAATAGTCAGGTCAATATTCATGTAACTGGTGAAGGCGTGCAGCGTCTTCAAGACATTCAAAAAGCGGCCAGAAAGTTAGATGCGCAAGGTTTAAAACAGCTGGCCATCGCTGGAGAAGGCTGGGATCTAGAGGCCTGTTGGGCCTTTTATCAAGGCTATTATAACGCTAAGCAAGATAATCAACTACTTATCAATGGATTAACTGGCAGCGACCAACAACGCTTTGAGGCATTAAAAAGCGCAATTGACTGGACTCGGCAAACTATTAATTTAGGCCCCGCCGAAATTTACCCCATGAGCCTGTGTGAATCGGCAGTGGCCTTACTCAGTAACTTGGCGCCTGAACATATTAAGCACCGAATTATTTCTGGCGAGGCTTTACTCGAACAGGGATGGGTGGGCATTTATCAAGTGGGGCGAGGCAGTAGTCAGGCTCCTGCCATGTTAGAGCTAGATTATAATCCTTCAGGCAAGGCTGATGAACCGGTCGCTGTGGCCTTAGTGGGTAAAGGCATTACTTTCGATTCCGGCGGTTATAGCCTTAAGCCTTCCGATGGTATGGCGATGATGAAAAGTGATATGGGCGGCGCCGCTACAGTTACCGGGGCGCTTGCTTTGGCGATTGCTTCTGGCTTAAACAAGCGAGTTAAGCTCTATCTTTGCTGTGCTGAAAACCTCGTATCAGGTGACGCCTATAAACTCGGTGACGTGATTCGCTATAAAAACGGTGTTTCAGTAGAAGTGCTTAATACCGACGCCGAAGGGCGTTTAGTGTTAGCCGATGGCTTAATCGCCGCTAGCCAAGACAAGCCGGGCTTGATCATCGATGCCGCCACCCTAACTGGCGCAGCTAAGATGGCCCTAGGCCGAGATTATAATGCCGTGTTTGGTTTTGCTGATGAACGGGTACATGACGCATTACAAGCGGCGAAAGCCGAGTACGAAAAAGCCTGGCCTTTGCCTTTAGAGCCCTTCCATAAGGGACAAATAGGCTCTGCATTTGCCGATATCGCTAATATTTCTTCTGGTGAAGGGATGGCGGGCGCGTCAACTGCCGCGGCGTTCTTAGCTCACTTTGTGGAGCAGGCAGAGCAAAACTGGCTGCACTTTGATCTTTCTGGCTCTTATCAAAAAGCCGCCAATGGATTGTGGGCGACAGGTGCTAAAGGTCATGGCGTGCGCACCTTAGCACGCTTGTTATGTGATGCTAGCTAA